A single Burkholderia savannae DNA region contains:
- a CDS encoding type VI lipase adapter Tla3 domain-containing protein, translating into MKPRIWPYILGFILIALGWTIIVMTRHYHYWQATGQEMPGMVGSIRNGVLVALGVVAAIFAVSYVWLHIGSAEPASAVTSTASTAPTMSAMVLPGNNGAPELLAQSGGKFVLEVRGLGLVTGNETNEEIWKAIEAKADNHSTYMSQNSADYPANEDERMTDLGVGTGLSFQLAAHHSVDYWPVPVFIWEPPKAPHVSRPANELSGIRQEASLGVTLLLWQEDANTDDGATIIEKLFAFFDAHPDVPEAVIVTFDGAATRKLNQTPGYVDTFKQSNLPTMPDSMVAMLVSRSDRVDQLIRPYAVEQTENVDKNTTEYDITKLWNFFWERNNGEGPGSFEAYYQEQQKAAGIHPRAFLGFMSAQWWQTQLPDFWKTISNKGPGEFNPTPYIPVRWTTWQVKQFDNAPLLGYLHRPIDVKLADAHGKPLKTAQQAQALKAGWQQAVDTLPTGETPKRIFYDTTGDRAWVAPINQALAQSGPSAPSLDDVKEGYDIGRRIGNTGISSPLVQIGLGLIAGYNEGGASATINRRPNGTATIVMVSPPTQKQPDVNPFR; encoded by the coding sequence ATGAAACCTCGTATCTGGCCGTACATACTTGGGTTTATCTTGATCGCGCTGGGTTGGACAATCATCGTGATGACGCGGCATTATCACTATTGGCAAGCAACGGGACAGGAGATGCCAGGCATGGTGGGTAGCATTCGAAACGGTGTATTGGTTGCACTCGGTGTCGTTGCGGCGATCTTCGCCGTGAGCTACGTCTGGCTGCATATTGGCTCCGCTGAACCCGCATCGGCGGTCACAAGCACGGCATCGACTGCGCCGACAATGTCGGCTATGGTCCTACCTGGGAACAACGGTGCCCCGGAACTGCTCGCTCAGTCAGGCGGAAAATTCGTGTTGGAAGTGCGTGGCCTGGGGCTCGTCACGGGAAATGAGACAAATGAAGAGATTTGGAAGGCTATTGAAGCCAAGGCAGACAATCACTCCACATACATGTCGCAAAATTCCGCCGACTATCCTGCCAATGAAGATGAGCGTATGACTGATCTAGGCGTCGGGACAGGCCTGAGCTTCCAACTGGCGGCCCATCATTCCGTTGACTATTGGCCGGTCCCGGTGTTCATTTGGGAGCCGCCGAAAGCACCGCACGTTAGTCGGCCAGCTAATGAGCTTTCTGGTATTCGACAGGAGGCAAGCCTAGGCGTCACGCTCTTGCTGTGGCAAGAAGACGCGAACACGGACGACGGTGCAACCATCATCGAGAAGCTGTTCGCATTCTTCGACGCACATCCGGACGTGCCCGAGGCGGTTATCGTCACGTTTGATGGAGCGGCGACCCGCAAACTCAATCAGACACCCGGCTACGTGGACACGTTCAAGCAGTCCAACCTTCCTACGATGCCGGACAGCATGGTCGCGATGCTCGTGTCCCGCTCGGATCGCGTCGACCAACTGATTCGTCCCTACGCCGTCGAGCAGACGGAAAACGTCGACAAGAACACGACCGAATACGATATTACCAAGCTGTGGAATTTCTTCTGGGAGAGGAACAACGGAGAAGGGCCGGGCAGCTTTGAAGCGTACTATCAAGAGCAGCAGAAGGCGGCGGGCATCCATCCGCGCGCTTTTCTCGGCTTCATGTCGGCGCAATGGTGGCAGACACAACTCCCCGATTTCTGGAAAACGATCAGCAACAAAGGCCCGGGCGAGTTCAATCCGACGCCGTACATCCCGGTGCGCTGGACGACTTGGCAGGTGAAGCAATTCGACAACGCGCCGCTGCTCGGCTACCTGCATCGGCCCATCGACGTGAAGCTCGCCGATGCGCACGGCAAGCCGCTGAAGACCGCGCAGCAGGCGCAAGCGCTCAAGGCGGGGTGGCAGCAAGCCGTCGATACGCTGCCCACCGGCGAAACGCCGAAGCGGATCTTCTATGATACGACGGGCGATCGCGCGTGGGTCGCGCCGATCAACCAGGCGCTCGCGCAAAGCGGGCCGTCCGCGCCGAGTCTCGATGACGTGAAGGAAGGCTACGACATCGGCCGCCGGATCGGGAACACGGGCATTAGCTCGCCGTTGGTGCAGATCGGACTCGGCCTGATCGCCGGTTACAACGAAGGCGGAGCCAGCGCCACGATCAATCGGCGGCCGAACGGTACGGCGACGATCGTGATGGTGAGCCCGCCGACGCAGAAGCAACCGGACGTGAATCCTTTCCGATAA
- the groL gene encoding chaperonin GroEL (60 kDa chaperone family; promotes refolding of misfolded polypeptides especially under stressful conditions; forms two stacked rings of heptamers to form a barrel-shaped 14mer; ends can be capped by GroES; misfolded proteins enter the barrel where they are refolded when GroES binds), with protein MLAKSLVFHQAARQRLLKGVNAMAEAVRVTLGPGGRNVIVELPGTAPPLVANSGAVVATSIDLPDPFEAMGARLLREVATRTSEVAGDGTTTATTLAQAIVVEGIKCVTAGHDPMALKRAIEAAGKNVIAELHRIARPCASADEMRQIATISASGDITIGAIVAQAVERVGKEGAISIEDGTTLDDELETVDGSLVERGYLSPLFVEPDSHHVVLEEPRILLCDMNVSGIGQLLPLLDALSSTGKPLLVVANEVEGEALATLVVNHLRGTLKSCAIRSPGFGEARTEQLADLAALTGATVISPQTGRTLERTTLDELGAARRVEISRDTTTIIAGRGERKHIDDRIRVLRTRLDAMPPGYERDAVARRLTKLAGGVAVIRVGAATETALRERKNRFEDALHATRAAMEEGIVPGGGVALLRARRTLEQGGAGFTDAQRTGARIVHDALASPLRQIAENAGADAQAVVHTVDAASGAFGYDAANAVYGDMIAAGIVDPVKVARSALQNAISIASLLLTTDCMIARRWPFAQAMGAASTGLLDG; from the coding sequence GTGCTTGCCAAATCACTGGTTTTTCATCAGGCTGCGCGTCAGCGGCTGCTAAAGGGCGTTAACGCCATGGCCGAAGCAGTCAGGGTTACGCTCGGACCGGGCGGGCGCAATGTGATCGTCGAGCTGCCCGGCACAGCGCCGCCGCTCGTCGCCAATTCAGGTGCCGTCGTCGCGACTTCCATTGATTTGCCCGATCCGTTCGAAGCAATGGGCGCGCGCTTGCTGCGCGAAGTCGCGACACGCACAAGCGAAGTGGCGGGAGACGGAACGACCACAGCTACGACGCTCGCCCAGGCGATCGTGGTCGAGGGCATCAAATGCGTGACGGCCGGGCACGATCCCATGGCGCTCAAGCGTGCGATCGAGGCGGCCGGGAAAAATGTGATCGCCGAATTGCACCGCATCGCCCGTCCGTGCGCGAGCGCCGACGAAATGCGCCAGATAGCGACGATATCCGCGAGTGGTGACATCACGATCGGTGCCATCGTCGCGCAAGCCGTGGAGCGCGTTGGGAAGGAGGGCGCGATCAGCATAGAAGACGGCACGACGCTCGATGACGAACTCGAAACCGTGGATGGCTCGCTAGTCGAACGCGGCTATCTGTCGCCGCTGTTCGTCGAACCGGACAGCCACCACGTCGTGCTCGAAGAACCACGCATTCTACTTTGCGACATGAACGTCAGCGGGATCGGGCAGTTGTTGCCGCTGCTCGACGCCCTCAGTAGCACCGGCAAGCCGCTACTCGTCGTCGCGAACGAAGTGGAAGGCGAAGCGCTGGCCACCCTCGTCGTCAATCATCTCCGCGGCACTCTGAAATCCTGCGCGATTCGCTCCCCCGGATTCGGCGAGGCGCGCACCGAGCAGTTAGCCGATCTCGCGGCGCTCACGGGCGCGACAGTCATTTCCCCTCAGACAGGACGCACGCTCGAGCGCACGACGCTCGACGAGCTCGGTGCCGCACGCCGTGTCGAAATCTCCCGTGATACGACGACGATCATCGCCGGACGGGGTGAGCGCAAGCACATCGACGATAGAATTCGCGTGCTGCGTACTCGGCTCGATGCGATGCCGCCGGGCTACGAACGCGACGCGGTGGCCCGCCGCCTGACTAAGCTCGCGGGCGGCGTCGCGGTGATTCGGGTTGGAGCTGCGACGGAAACCGCGCTGCGTGAACGCAAGAATCGCTTCGAGGACGCGCTGCATGCGACACGCGCCGCGATGGAGGAAGGCATCGTGCCGGGCGGCGGCGTCGCATTGCTACGCGCACGCCGCACGCTCGAGCAAGGCGGTGCTGGCTTCACGGACGCGCAGCGCACGGGCGCTCGCATCGTCCACGATGCCCTTGCTTCGCCGCTGCGCCAAATCGCCGAGAACGCCGGCGCCGATGCGCAGGCTGTCGTGCATACGGTAGACGCAGCGTCCGGGGCGTTCGGCTATGACGCCGCCAATGCCGTATATGGCGACATGATTGCGGCCGGCATCGTCGATCCTGTCAAAGTTGCGCGCTCGGCGCTGCAGAATGCGATCTCCATCGCCTCGTTGCTGCTGACGACCGACTGCATGATCGCGCGCCGCTGGCCCTTCGCTCAGGCAATGGGTGCGGCAAGCACGGGACTGTTGGACGGTTGA
- a CDS encoding polysaccharide deacetylase family protein: MTVRSIVCQFLLSFVPSPVLGGDVTPLPRRVLILVYHRFASERADSMTVRTSTFRDQLQAIDAAGYRIALLADVVRWHAGEAGAVPARAAAITVDDGHRSVHDVLRPNLARHPVSVTHFIYPTAISNASCAMAWARLRKLAGSGEFDIESHTYRHPNLATERARCMPDDFRRFVSWQLSCSRDRLETETGKPVRLLAWPFGIHDVETEQLAAREGCAAAFMVDAWPVRETNPPMALPRVLMTDAWGARCMDGLLRTAGGAHG; this comes from the coding sequence GTGACCGTCCGGTCGATCGTCTGCCAGTTCCTGCTATCGTTTGTGCCGTCGCCTGTGCTCGGCGGTGACGTCACGCCGCTGCCGCGGCGCGTGCTGATCCTCGTTTATCACCGGTTCGCGAGCGAACGGGCAGATTCGATGACGGTGCGTACGAGCACGTTCCGCGATCAGCTGCAAGCAATCGACGCGGCCGGCTACCGCATCGCGCTGCTCGCCGACGTCGTGCGCTGGCATGCGGGCGAAGCTGGCGCGGTTCCGGCACGCGCTGCCGCGATCACGGTCGACGACGGCCATCGCTCCGTCCATGACGTGCTGCGCCCGAACCTCGCGCGACATCCGGTGTCCGTCACGCACTTCATCTATCCGACGGCGATTTCCAACGCAAGCTGCGCGATGGCGTGGGCTCGACTGCGCAAGCTCGCCGGATCGGGCGAATTCGACATCGAGTCCCATACGTACCGGCATCCGAATCTTGCGACCGAGCGCGCTCGGTGCATGCCGGACGATTTCCGGCGCTTCGTGTCCTGGCAATTGAGCTGCTCCCGCGATCGGCTCGAGACCGAAACCGGCAAGCCGGTCCGGCTGCTGGCCTGGCCGTTCGGCATCCACGACGTGGAAACGGAGCAGCTTGCCGCTCGCGAAGGCTGCGCCGCCGCGTTCATGGTCGATGCGTGGCCGGTGCGCGAGACCAACCCGCCGATGGCGTTGCCGCGCGTCCTGATGACCGATGCATGGGGCGCGCGTTGCATGGACGGCCTGCTGCGCACCGCCGGAGGCGCGCATGGCTAA
- a CDS encoding DUF3274 domain-containing protein: protein MNGINDQCFTAAHGAGVTMANRPGDRPVQVPADLPGVVIFIHGVNDPGAAYATVERGLCQGLNERLSRSDLRPGEYGQRYASASAAQQKGEKLKYAKILRDPDMYLYERSETSGTHSMFLPFYWGYRAADNEIAKVNRPGEVKSRVADSDGNLLTRGQYQDIHANRLDAHFGKGGGFFANATNNIPQMYSRGFEPDKLERVVMQNALAGNTIFAGNSPDRRYFVLAAARLANLIKTMRAIQPSALALEHGIDPKHETITVMGHSQGTIITLLAQAMLKQQGQRCVDCIVMVDTPYSLQFTKDGSQQTGHAKLKTLVDIVNAVTSEPHTLPDLADLMIDSVCSGGRAGRNWSQTQGKRLDKRGKNWITFDERDNRGKVYLYFCPEDTVVGLDKVRGIGTFGVPDDVPADGAAAKQGKTMPAMTTLAPKRFFQRMWTRLERDQDGRGKRSKVAVGTPPARVPVRDQVQRLTPGPDTDGTMLGSVVESSKNMALQASFKRNDIRFINGEQLNPPYEPDLYGGEVKKGGQRPGHADVAGLMRPDDVTKNVALGNQYAKFQWKDVATTDDPGASIEPHRQTFNRGRPIDEQSHNWRIVPSQSLGSILSAAATGGRYQTYVIQREETPDEVRKRMGTDADQLEANNYHSGVLLSSENHRWVTAMDVAIGQAVTLDDPDWRQLLLLMADWKMTSSAQKQITDCKCFSRLDGHTRDFIDACAKYYQKGLFPSEKFVLLTLPPLVASEVKFEKKT, encoded by the coding sequence ATGAACGGTATCAACGATCAGTGTTTCACCGCCGCCCACGGGGCGGGCGTTACGATGGCGAATCGGCCGGGCGATCGGCCCGTTCAGGTTCCGGCCGATCTTCCGGGCGTGGTGATCTTCATTCATGGCGTCAACGATCCGGGTGCGGCCTATGCGACCGTTGAGCGCGGGCTCTGCCAAGGGCTCAATGAGCGCCTGTCGCGAAGCGATCTGCGGCCGGGTGAATACGGTCAGCGGTATGCGAGTGCGTCGGCGGCGCAACAGAAAGGGGAAAAGCTAAAGTACGCAAAAATACTGCGTGATCCGGACATGTACCTTTACGAACGCTCAGAAACTAGCGGCACCCACAGCATGTTTCTCCCGTTTTACTGGGGCTATCGGGCGGCGGACAACGAGATCGCGAAGGTGAACAGGCCGGGCGAGGTCAAGAGCCGCGTGGCGGACAGCGACGGCAATCTGCTGACGCGCGGCCAGTATCAGGACATCCACGCGAACCGGCTCGATGCCCATTTCGGCAAGGGGGGCGGGTTCTTCGCCAACGCGACCAACAACATCCCTCAGATGTACAGCCGCGGCTTCGAACCGGACAAGCTCGAGCGCGTGGTGATGCAAAATGCGCTTGCCGGCAACACGATATTCGCCGGCAACTCGCCTGACCGCCGTTACTTCGTGCTTGCCGCGGCTCGCCTGGCGAACCTCATCAAGACAATGCGCGCCATCCAGCCCTCCGCGCTCGCGCTGGAGCACGGAATCGATCCGAAGCACGAAACGATCACGGTGATGGGGCACAGCCAAGGCACGATCATCACGCTGCTCGCGCAGGCGATGCTCAAGCAGCAAGGACAACGCTGCGTCGACTGCATCGTCATGGTCGACACGCCGTACAGCCTGCAGTTCACGAAGGACGGCAGCCAGCAAACCGGGCACGCGAAACTCAAGACGCTGGTCGACATCGTCAACGCGGTGACGAGCGAGCCGCATACGCTTCCGGACTTGGCTGACCTGATGATCGATTCGGTTTGCTCGGGCGGACGAGCTGGACGGAACTGGAGCCAGACGCAGGGAAAGCGCCTGGACAAGCGTGGCAAGAACTGGATCACGTTCGACGAGCGCGATAACCGGGGCAAGGTCTATCTTTACTTCTGCCCCGAAGACACCGTGGTCGGCCTCGATAAGGTACGCGGGATCGGGACGTTCGGCGTGCCCGACGACGTTCCGGCCGATGGCGCGGCAGCCAAGCAGGGCAAAACGATGCCGGCAATGACGACGCTCGCGCCGAAACGCTTTTTCCAGCGCATGTGGACGCGACTGGAACGCGACCAGGACGGCAGAGGGAAGCGGTCGAAGGTCGCTGTCGGTACGCCCCCCGCGCGCGTACCGGTCCGGGACCAGGTTCAGCGATTGACCCCGGGGCCCGACACGGACGGCACGATGTTGGGCTCAGTGGTCGAGTCCAGCAAGAACATGGCGCTACAGGCGTCGTTCAAGCGCAACGACATTCGCTTCATCAACGGCGAGCAACTAAACCCGCCGTACGAGCCTGACCTGTACGGTGGCGAGGTCAAGAAAGGCGGGCAGCGACCCGGGCACGCCGATGTCGCCGGGCTGATGCGCCCGGATGACGTGACGAAAAACGTCGCGCTCGGCAACCAGTACGCGAAGTTCCAATGGAAGGACGTCGCGACGACGGATGACCCGGGCGCCAGCATCGAGCCGCACAGGCAGACGTTCAATCGAGGCCGTCCGATCGACGAGCAGTCGCATAACTGGCGCATCGTGCCGAGTCAGTCGCTCGGCTCGATTCTCTCGGCGGCCGCCACGGGCGGACGGTATCAGACGTACGTGATCCAACGCGAGGAAACGCCGGACGAAGTCCGCAAGCGGATGGGCACGGATGCCGATCAATTGGAAGCGAACAACTATCATTCGGGGGTTCTGCTCAGCTCCGAGAACCATCGCTGGGTCACGGCGATGGATGTCGCGATCGGCCAGGCAGTGACGTTGGATGATCCGGACTGGCGGCAGTTGTTGCTTTTAATGGCGGATTGGAAGATGACGTCGAGCGCACAGAAGCAGATCACAGATTGCAAATGCTTTTCACGGCTAGACGGTCATACGCGGGACTTTATTGACGCCTGCGCAAAGTACTATCAGAAGGGCTTATTCCCGTCTGAGAAGTTTGTGTTGCTCACTCTACCGCCGCTGGTCGCTAGCGAAGTGAAATTTGAGAAGAAAACGTGA
- a CDS encoding ABC transporter ATP-binding protein: protein MSNLAGHEASTEAAPAVDVGATVLELEAVCKSFAKPSGEPLRVLADIDLTLREGEILGLLGRSGSGKSTLLRIAAGLVKPTSGTVRYRGRPLAGPTDGIAVVFQTFALYPWLTVLENVELGLDALSVAPDTARERAIAAIELIGLDGFESAFPRELSGGMRQRVGFARALVSEPTLLLMDEPFSALDVLTAETLRTDFLDLWGARQLPIKAVMMVTHNIEEAVLMCDRIQVLGTGPGHVEATLRVGLPHPRNRRDPAFQAIVGDIYAALTARIADAHDGQGATRGGLAMHLPDVSSHHLVGFIEALAAGPHDGHAELGKLASTLALRIDALFPLAAALHILEFAEWRERTIRLTAAGHVFARSGDDERRRLFREHLVQFVPLAAHVGEVLDEREGHRAPRERFELELEDHLDQRNADQALRVVIDWGRYAGLFDYDDHTRTFGR, encoded by the coding sequence ATGTCGAACCTTGCCGGGCATGAAGCATCGACCGAGGCCGCGCCCGCCGTGGACGTGGGCGCGACCGTGCTCGAACTGGAGGCCGTGTGCAAATCCTTCGCGAAGCCGTCCGGAGAGCCGCTGCGCGTGCTTGCGGACATCGACCTGACGCTGCGCGAGGGCGAGATTCTCGGCCTGCTCGGCCGCTCGGGGTCAGGCAAGTCCACGTTGCTGCGCATCGCCGCAGGCCTCGTCAAGCCGACGTCGGGTACGGTGCGGTATCGGGGCCGGCCGCTCGCCGGCCCGACGGACGGCATCGCCGTCGTCTTCCAGACGTTTGCGCTGTACCCGTGGCTCACCGTGCTCGAGAACGTCGAGCTCGGCCTCGATGCGTTGAGCGTCGCGCCGGACACGGCGCGTGAGCGCGCGATCGCCGCGATCGAGCTGATCGGCCTCGACGGTTTCGAGTCGGCGTTTCCGCGCGAGCTGTCGGGCGGCATGCGCCAGCGGGTCGGCTTCGCGCGCGCGCTCGTCAGCGAACCGACGCTGCTGCTGATGGACGAGCCGTTTTCGGCGCTCGACGTGCTGACGGCGGAGACGCTGCGCACCGATTTCCTCGATCTGTGGGGCGCGCGCCAGCTGCCGATCAAGGCTGTGATGATGGTCACGCACAACATCGAGGAAGCCGTCCTGATGTGCGACCGCATCCAGGTGCTGGGCACCGGTCCGGGGCATGTCGAGGCGACGCTGCGGGTCGGCCTGCCGCATCCGCGCAACCGGCGCGACCCGGCCTTTCAGGCGATCGTCGGTGACATCTACGCGGCGCTGACCGCGCGCATCGCCGACGCGCACGACGGCCAGGGCGCAACCCGCGGCGGCCTGGCGATGCACCTTCCCGACGTGTCGAGCCACCATCTCGTGGGCTTCATCGAAGCGCTTGCCGCCGGGCCGCACGACGGTCACGCGGAACTCGGCAAACTGGCGTCGACGCTCGCGCTGCGGATCGACGCGCTGTTTCCGCTTGCGGCGGCGCTGCACATCCTGGAATTCGCCGAATGGCGCGAGCGCACGATCCGGCTGACTGCAGCGGGCCACGTGTTCGCGCGCAGCGGCGACGACGAACGCCGGCGTCTGTTTCGCGAGCATCTCGTCCAGTTCGTGCCGCTTGCCGCGCATGTCGGCGAAGTGCTGGACGAGCGCGAGGGCCACCGCGCGCCGCGCGAGCGCTTCGAGCTGGAACTGGAGGACCATCTCGATCAGCGCAACGCGGACCAGGCGCTGCGCGTCGTGATCGACTGGGGACGCTATGCGGGGCTGTTCGACTACGACGACCACACGCGGACCTTCGGCCGCTGA
- a CDS encoding PAAR domain-containing protein produces the protein MRGVIRIGDSTSHGGRVETGREGSTVMGRAVACVGDRCICPMEGADHCVIIEGDESVRIDGRAVACDGHKTSCGAALISSISTSGRV, from the coding sequence ATGCGCGGCGTGATTCGCATCGGTGATTCGACCTCGCACGGCGGTCGCGTCGAAACGGGCCGCGAAGGCTCGACAGTGATGGGGCGGGCGGTGGCCTGCGTCGGCGACCGCTGTATCTGCCCGATGGAAGGTGCCGATCATTGCGTGATCATCGAAGGGGACGAGAGCGTTCGCATCGATGGTCGCGCCGTTGCATGCGACGGGCACAAAACATCGTGCGGAGCCGCGCTCATCTCGTCGATTTCAACATCGGGGCGCGTGTGA
- a CDS encoding VIT1/CCC1 transporter family protein, which yields MTSHTHRTHRSGWLRAAVLGANDGLLSMSSLMVGVAAARSHPREIVTAGVAGLVAGALSMGAGEYVSVSAQADIERADIDVERRALREDYEEELAELARIYAQRGLEPALARQVARQLMDHDALAAHLRDDVGISDALSARPVRAALTSCASFAAGAAGPLAAGFVAPQPRVIESVAGVALIALAVVGAVSARLGGAPAWRGALRVVAWGVLAMAGTGLVGALFGAVV from the coding sequence ATGACCTCACATACGCATCGCACGCATCGCTCGGGATGGTTGAGGGCGGCCGTGCTCGGCGCGAACGACGGCCTGCTGTCGATGTCGAGCCTGATGGTCGGCGTCGCCGCGGCCCGATCGCATCCGCGCGAGATCGTCACCGCAGGCGTGGCCGGGCTCGTGGCCGGCGCGTTGTCGATGGGTGCCGGCGAATACGTGTCGGTGAGCGCGCAGGCGGACATCGAGCGTGCCGACATCGATGTCGAACGTCGCGCGCTGCGGGAAGACTATGAAGAAGAGCTCGCCGAACTCGCGCGTATCTACGCGCAGCGCGGGCTGGAACCCGCGCTCGCCCGGCAGGTGGCTCGGCAGTTGATGGATCACGATGCGCTCGCCGCGCATCTGCGCGATGACGTCGGCATTTCGGACGCGTTGTCCGCGCGCCCCGTCAGGGCGGCGCTGACGTCATGCGCGAGCTTTGCGGCGGGCGCGGCCGGCCCGCTCGCCGCCGGCTTTGTCGCGCCGCAGCCGCGAGTCATCGAGAGCGTTGCGGGCGTCGCGCTGATCGCGCTCGCGGTGGTCGGCGCCGTGTCCGCCAGACTGGGCGGTGCGCCGGCGTGGCGCGGTGCGCTGCGCGTCGTCGCGTGGGGCGTGCTCGCGATGGCGGGCACGGGCCTGGTCGGCGCGCTCTTCGGGGCCGTTGTGTGA
- a CDS encoding ABC transporter permease encodes MEHHAEVLRGGRWTLSAPGWRDVVATLLVFGFLMLLGAAARQMTGPLTIEHQPAISLSPAALPGYTLRTVARMFAALVASFAFTFTYATAAAKSRRAEMVLIPLLDVLQSVPILGYLSFTVVFFLSLFPGNMLGAECAAIFAIFTSQAWNMAFSFYQALRTVPLDLDEASRSFRLSAWQRFWRLEVPFAMPGLIWNTMMSMSGGWFFVVASEAIAVGSLQVNLPGVGSYVAQSIAHRDLVAVGWAIVAMSVAIVLYDQLLFRPMVAWADRFRYGDTAVQVAPRSWVLELFQRSPWVGRVRAPIGAVLHRAARARLTPGGFPWRPRIAMPRRAGDLLRLALCGAAMAYAAISLVRFGRATLSWTDLAVVAHAGLLTLARVTVLIVLASLIWVPIGIAVGLRPTLTERVQPVTQFLAAFPANLLFPVAVFCIVRFGLDPRIWLCPLMILGTQWYILFNVIAGASVFPADMREAAESFRVRPRAWWRQVMLPGVFPYFVTGAITASGGAWNASIVAEAVSWGGTRLTAGGLGAYIARMTDAGDYPRIALGVAVMSMLVIAMNRLVWRPMYAFAERRTRLD; translated from the coding sequence GTGGAGCATCATGCGGAAGTGTTGCGGGGCGGGCGATGGACGCTGTCGGCGCCAGGCTGGCGGGATGTCGTCGCGACGCTGCTCGTGTTCGGCTTCCTGATGCTGCTCGGCGCGGCCGCGCGCCAGATGACCGGCCCGCTGACGATCGAGCACCAGCCTGCGATCTCGCTGTCGCCCGCAGCGCTGCCCGGCTATACGCTGCGCACCGTGGCGCGGATGTTCGCGGCGCTCGTCGCGTCGTTCGCGTTCACGTTCACCTACGCGACGGCCGCAGCCAAGAGCCGCCGTGCGGAAATGGTGCTGATCCCGTTGCTCGACGTGCTGCAATCGGTGCCGATCCTCGGCTACCTGTCGTTTACCGTCGTGTTCTTCCTGTCGCTGTTTCCGGGCAACATGCTCGGCGCGGAATGCGCGGCGATCTTCGCGATTTTCACGAGCCAGGCGTGGAACATGGCGTTCAGCTTCTACCAGGCGCTGCGCACGGTCCCGCTTGACCTGGACGAGGCGAGCCGCAGCTTCCGGCTGTCCGCATGGCAGCGCTTTTGGCGACTCGAGGTGCCGTTCGCGATGCCCGGGCTCATCTGGAACACGATGATGTCGATGTCGGGCGGATGGTTCTTCGTGGTCGCGTCTGAAGCGATCGCGGTCGGCAGCTTGCAGGTGAACCTACCGGGGGTGGGCTCCTATGTCGCGCAATCGATCGCGCATCGCGACCTGGTCGCGGTGGGTTGGGCGATCGTCGCGATGAGCGTCGCGATTGTGCTGTACGATCAATTGCTGTTCCGGCCAATGGTGGCTTGGGCGGACAGGTTCCGCTACGGCGACACGGCCGTCCAGGTCGCGCCCCGTAGTTGGGTGCTCGAACTGTTCCAGCGTTCGCCGTGGGTCGGGCGCGTGCGTGCGCCGATCGGCGCCGTGCTGCACCGGGCGGCGCGCGCGCGGCTGACGCCCGGCGGGTTCCCATGGCGGCCCCGCATCGCGATGCCGCGGCGCGCGGGCGACTTGCTTCGGCTCGCGCTATGCGGCGCGGCAATGGCCTATGCGGCGATCTCGCTCGTCCGGTTCGGCCGCGCGACGCTGTCATGGACGGACCTGGCCGTCGTCGCGCACGCAGGATTGCTCACGCTGGCACGCGTGACGGTGCTGATCGTGCTGGCGTCGCTGATCTGGGTGCCGATCGGCATCGCGGTCGGCCTGCGCCCGACGCTGACCGAGCGCGTGCAGCCCGTCACGCAGTTCCTGGCTGCGTTCCCGGCTAACCTGCTGTTTCCGGTCGCGGTGTTCTGCATCGTGCGCTTCGGGCTCGATCCGCGTATTTGGCTGTGTCCGCTGATGATTCTCGGCACGCAGTGGTACATCCTGTTCAACGTGATTGCCGGCGCGAGTGTGTTTCCGGCCGACATGCGCGAAGCGGCGGAAAGCTTCCGGGTCCGGCCGCGCGCATGGTGGCGTCAGGTGATGCTGCCTGGCGTCTTTCCGTATTTCGTGACGGGTGCGATCACGGCGTCCGGCGGCGCATGGAACGCGAGCATCGTCGCGGAGGCGGTCAGTTGGGGGGGCACGCGCCTCACTGCCGGCGGCCTCGGCGCGTACATCGCGCGGATGACCGATGCCGGTGACTATCCGCGCATCGCGCTCGGCGTCGCGGTCATGTCGATGCTCGTGATCGCGATGAACCGGCTGGTGTGGCGCCCGATGTATGCGTTCGCGGAACGCCGCACGCGGCTGGATTGA